From the genome of Rhizobium binae, one region includes:
- a CDS encoding hemolysin family protein gives MSDFTTKPAADAKDSESSSSSDEAGSSSRPSGRSQSFWSRAARILRPQQGSRLREDLADALMTDAAGNDAFSPDERAMLHNILRFREVRVADVMVPRADIEAVDQNITIGELMILFEESGRSRMPVYADTLDDPRGMVHIRDLLSYIAKQARNKRRGPAKPAVAVPAIDVAPENIQKPTRSTKANFDLARVDLQKTLAEAGIIRKILFVPPSMLASDLLRRMQVNRTQMALVIDEYGGTDGLASHEDIVEMVVGDIDDEHDDEEVMFKRVAEDVFVADARVELEEIAEAIGPDFDITEQVDEVDTLGGLIFSALGRIPVRGEVVQALPNFEFHILDADPRRIKRLRITRKRHAIRRRAKEAGDIPPGSETGDDRPAESTAN, from the coding sequence ATGAGCGACTTTACCACGAAGCCGGCGGCAGACGCCAAGGACTCCGAGTCATCCTCATCTTCGGACGAGGCGGGCAGTAGTAGTCGGCCATCCGGCCGATCCCAATCCTTTTGGTCGCGCGCCGCGCGCATTCTTCGCCCGCAGCAGGGCTCGCGACTGCGCGAGGACCTGGCCGACGCGTTGATGACCGACGCGGCCGGCAATGACGCCTTTTCGCCCGACGAGCGGGCCATGCTGCACAATATCCTGCGCTTCCGTGAAGTGCGCGTCGCCGACGTAATGGTGCCGCGTGCCGATATCGAGGCGGTGGACCAGAACATCACCATCGGCGAATTGATGATCCTGTTCGAGGAATCCGGCCGTTCGCGCATGCCCGTCTATGCCGATACGCTCGATGATCCGCGCGGCATGGTGCATATCCGCGACCTGCTTTCCTACATCGCCAAGCAGGCGCGCAACAAGCGCCGCGGCCCGGCAAAACCGGCCGTCGCAGTGCCGGCGATCGACGTTGCGCCCGAGAATATCCAGAAGCCGACGCGATCGACCAAAGCGAATTTCGATCTCGCCCGCGTCGACCTGCAGAAGACGCTGGCCGAGGCCGGCATTATCCGCAAGATCCTGTTCGTGCCGCCGTCGATGCTTGCCTCCGATCTGCTTCGCCGGATGCAGGTCAACCGCACGCAGATGGCGCTGGTCATCGACGAATATGGCGGCACCGACGGTCTCGCCTCGCACGAGGACATCGTCGAAATGGTGGTCGGCGACATCGACGACGAACATGACGACGAAGAGGTGATGTTCAAGCGTGTCGCCGAAGATGTCTTCGTCGCCGACGCCCGCGTCGAACTGGAAGAAATCGCCGAAGCAATCGGACCGGATTTCGACATCACTGAACAGGTCGACGAAGTCGATACGCTGGGCGGGCTGATCTTCTCGGCACTCGGCCGAATTCCGGTGCGCGGCGAGGTGGTTCAGGCGCTGCCGAATTTCGAGTTCCACATCCTCGACGCCGATCCACGCCGCATCAAACGGCTGCGCATCACCCGCAAGCGCCACGCGATCCGCCGCCGCGCCAAGGAGGCCGGCGACATCCCGCCCGGCTCCGAGACCGGCGACGACCGGCCAGCTGAATCGACCGCCAACTAG